CCCCGTGATCGATTCCCCGGATTCGGCTCGTTCTCTCCGCTCGACGTGGGTCTCGATCTCGTCTTCGGGGATGAGAACCTCGTTGACGGGTTCACCGATCAGATCTTCACGTGGATACCCGAACACGTCCTCGAATGCCGAATTCACGTCGGTAAAGCGATGTGTGTCGTCCTCGGCTGGCCGTGAGGCCGCAATCGGTGTCGGGGCGTTCTCGAAAAGGGCCGTCCGTCGGTCACGTTCCTCTCGCAACCTCTCCTGGATGGTTGCAGCGTGAATCGCGTGGCCGATGTCAGTTCCGAGTTCGGAAAGCAATTCTCGGGCCGGTCCTTCGAACGGCCACTGGAAGTCCGAATAGAGCACGAGCACGCCATACGTTCTGGATTCGGTGGCCAGCGGAACTGCCGCCATTGCCTCGAATCCCCGTTTTGAGGCGGCGGTCTCCCACGGTCCACCCGGATCAACTCCACCGGTTCGAACTTCGATCGTCCCTGTCCCGATAGCATCCTGGACGAGGCCCGCTCCGCTCGGGATCGACTCGGCGTCCGGGTCTGTCTCGGGAATCTGGATCGATTGACAGTCCCCACCGCTCGAACGGGGGCGGAGCTCGCGGGCATTCTCGACTGTCTCACCGGTCCAGACCACGTCGAACGGACTGTCGGCAGCCATCGATTCACAGATCCCCTCACTGATTTCCCGACGGGTTTGGGCTCGAATTAGCTGCTGATTGATTTCCCGTCGGATGGCTCGCAACCTGTCGAGTCGCTGTCGGTTGTCTTCGGCTCGTCGCTCGGCGACGGCGTTTTCGATCCGAGTGGCGAGTAACCCGTAATCGTCCGTGCCTGAACGTTTTTGCACGTAGGTGTTCGGCCCGGCTGTGAACGCCTCTTCGGCGACTGCTTCGGTCCCGTCATCGGTGTACAGGACGAAGGGAAGTTCGTCGTCCACGTTTCTGATGTCACGAAGCAACGCAAGTCCGTTCGATTCGGAGAGAGCATACACAGAGACCACACAGTCAAATTCGGTCCGTGAGAGTGCGTCCAGCGCTTCGGAGACGGTTGTCGCGATTGCAGTCTCGAAGGATGTGTCCGTCTGGGCGAGGCCAGCCACAGTTCGAGTCGCTAGATCACGGTTAGCGACGAGAAGGACACGGATGGGGTGAGACGTGTCATCCATTTTCTGGTAGCTGGTAGGTTCTGCTGGTATGCCTGTAGTACTTTCCCCAAACCGGGGGCTAGCGTGGAACAAGAAAAACTCCCGGAAGAGGGGGGAATCCCGGGAGCATGGCAGGCAAATGGGGGAGAGGGGGTGGGCTCGTCTGGGCGTTGAGCCCGTTCTTAACTAACCGTTCATTCAGCCATAAGTTTTCTGTTCACCCTGGGTTCCTCCTCTATCTGGTTCGCGGGCTTGTTCACATCGCAAGGCAATGTGAAATTGGCAATTGACTTTGGTTTGTTAGCCACAATGGAGGTGAGTGAGTACCTCCTCCTTTCATTCAGTCAGGAATGATTGATCGGCACCTTCTATTGGACGGGGCCCCGGCCGCTGAAAACAGTGAGACGGAGGTCTGTCGGGGGCCCACTCGACAGGCAACCCAGCGATTGGAGGGAGCAATCCATGCTCGGTAGCCTCCTCGTCATGCGGGGTGGCGGAATGGTCGGTCCGGGTGGGTTCTGGGTCCCAGTGGTTCTGCTCGTCGTTCTGGGGCTCTTTGCCTACGAATACCTGCGGTCCCCGAAACACGGGCGGGGTATGGCTCGGGACAAACAGCACTCGCGGCGTGGGCACTCGACAGGGGCACCCAAGACGGACGAAGAGCGGATCGAGGACCTCAAGGACCGATTCGTGGCTGGCGAACTCTCAAAAGAGGAGTACGAAAAACGCCTCGAAGTCCTTTACGACAGTTAGGCGGCCGAACGTACCCGAATATGTTCGTCGGACATCCTTTTCGGTCTGAGGCCCTCTGACCAGTATGGAACGATCTGACTGGGGTGGCGACCTGACAAAGACCACGACCGTGGCAGTTCGCTGTACCGGCCACGTTCGCGATGCCGTGGGGGCACACGAACTCACCTACTCCTTTGCCGGCGAGACACTCGGAGATTTTCTGGCTGCCTTTTTCGAGGCGTATGACGTCGAGGAGTTGGTGTTGGCAACGACTCCCGAAGAAGAGACCACCGATGGATGGGCGGACCCGCCGGAAGAACTCCCCGGGACCTGGAGTCGGAATCCACCGGGCGAACGAACCCGTCGGTTCGCCCGGATCACGATCAACGGGACGTTCAACGTCCACCTGGACGGGTTCCGGACGAAACTGGAAGACGGGGATCGGGTGGCGATGATGAATCCCTTCGTCTTTTGCTTCTAAGCCGAACCTCACTCGACTTCGACGGTGTCCATTCGGTTCCGAACTCGTTCGTCACTCGGGGGCGTTTTCCCGTGGTCGGCTTCGGCGTGTCGTTTCACCTGTGAGATGATCTCCGCTGGGTCTGCTGCCCGGATCAGGAACACACAATCGGGGGCCTGACACTCGAACTGATATGCCATGGTCGGGTTTTGGGGCGATAAGCGGTTACTTCTGCTCCCGAACATCTTCGACGGAACGACTTCCAAGGGCTGTTTTGGCTTTGTATGCTGTTCACGAAACCGCTTCGAGGCGACTCACGGGACTGTTACCCGGTGCCAAACCCAATCACATTCCCATCGGGCTTACCCACAAACTGGCCCAAACTGTTGATATGAAGCGCCCAGATTGTGTCGACGAGATGGCCCCGCACACACAGATGGTCTTCGAGACCCTCGCCAAAGAATCGCCCATGACCCAAGCGGAGCTCCTCGAAGCGACCCGGCTCCCATTTCGGGTTGGATGTGATGCGATTTCCGAACTGACCGAAGCGGACCTGATCACAGCGGAAATTCATGCACATGGAAGACGCCGTCTTTATCAGGTGCAGACGACCGATACTCGATCCGCCGACGAGCAAGTCGTGAGTGCCTGAAATACACAGTTGACGGCCGAAAACCACCCGGCTGTCAGATTTGTTCGGACACCAGTTTGGACCGCAAAACTCCTCGTTTTCCAGGGAAGTCCCACTCTTCTTCCGCACGTAGACTTTAGTATCGCCCGGCTGTTGGTATCTTAGGGCATACGCTAATGGCAAACGATACCCACAAGTTCGGAACGAGTGACTGGTGGCCGGAGCAGTTGAACCTGGAGATTCTGGATCAGAACGCACAGTCGGTCGACCCCTATGGCGAGGATTTCGATTACGGCGAGGCCTTTGCGGAACTCGATTTCCAGGCCGTGAAAGACGACCTCGAAGCGGTCATGAAAAACTCCCAGGAGTGGTGGCCGGCGGATTACGGTCACTATGGCCCGCTTTTCATCCGGATGGCGTGGCACAGCGCCGGCACCTATCGGACCTCCGACGGTCGTGGCGGCGCGGCCGGCGGCCGACAGCGGCTGCCACCGGTCGATAGCTGGCCGGACAACGTGAACCTCGATAAAGCTCGCCGGTTGCTCTGGCCGGTAAAACAGAAGTACGGTCGTAACCTTTCCTGGGCGGATCTGATCGTCCTGGCCGGCAACGTCGCCCTCGAATCGATGGGATTCGAGACCTTCGGATTCGCCGGGGGGCGCAAAGACGATTACCAGCCCGACGAAGCCGTCGACTGGGGACCGGAGGAGGAGTGGGAGGCGACCTCCGAGGAGCGGTTCGACGAGGAGGGGGACCTCAAGTGGCCCCTCGGGAACACCGTGATGGGGCTCATCTACGTGAACCCCGAGGGTCCAGACGGGGAACCTGACCCCGAGGCTTCTGCCAAGAACATCCGCGATTCGTTTGCGAAGATGGCGATGAACGACGAGGAGACCGTCGCACTCATCGCCGGCGGACACACCTTCGGGAAAGTTCACGGGGCAGCCGATCCAGAGGAGCACATCGGTCCCGAGCCTGCAGCGGCCCCAATCGAGAAACAGGGCATGGGGTGGGAGAACGACTACGGCGAGGGCAAGGGCCCGGACACGATCACGAGTGGCATCGAAGGTCCATGGAACACCACACCGACGCAGTGGGACATGAGCTACGTCGACAATCTGCTGGATTACACGTGGTGGCCGGAGAAGGGGCCCGGCGGCTCGTGGCAGTGGACCACCCAGAACGGCGAGCTAGATGATTCTGCACCGGGGGTCGCAGATCCCTCGGACACGGAGGACGTGATGATGCTGACGACCGACGTCGCGCTCAAGCGGGACCCCGAGTACCGGGCCGTCCTCGAACGCTTCCAGGAGAACCCCAAGCGTTTCCAGGAGGCCTTCGCGAAAGCGTGGTACAAGCTTATCCACCGCGACATGGGCCCACCGGAACGGTTCCTCGGACCGGAGGTTCCCGAGCCGGTGATGATCTGGCAGGATCCCACACCAGCGGCCGACTATGACCTGATCGGAGACCAGGAGATAAACGAGCTCAAAGCCGAACTCCTGGACTCGGAGCTCTCCATCTCTCAGCTGGTCAAAACCGCCTGGGCGTCGGCAGCGACGTACCGCGACAGCGACAAG
This region of Halodesulfurarchaeum sp. HSR-GB genomic DNA includes:
- a CDS encoding DUF1059 domain-containing protein, with amino-acid sequence MAYQFECQAPDCVFLIRAADPAEIISQVKRHAEADHGKTPPSDERVRNRMDTVEVE
- the katG gene encoding catalase/peroxidase HPI; this translates as MANDTHKFGTSDWWPEQLNLEILDQNAQSVDPYGEDFDYGEAFAELDFQAVKDDLEAVMKNSQEWWPADYGHYGPLFIRMAWHSAGTYRTSDGRGGAAGGRQRLPPVDSWPDNVNLDKARRLLWPVKQKYGRNLSWADLIVLAGNVALESMGFETFGFAGGRKDDYQPDEAVDWGPEEEWEATSEERFDEEGDLKWPLGNTVMGLIYVNPEGPDGEPDPEASAKNIRDSFAKMAMNDEETVALIAGGHTFGKVHGAADPEEHIGPEPAAAPIEKQGMGWENDYGEGKGPDTITSGIEGPWNTTPTQWDMSYVDNLLDYTWWPEKGPGGSWQWTTQNGELDDSAPGVADPSDTEDVMMLTTDVALKRDPEYRAVLERFQENPKRFQEAFAKAWYKLIHRDMGPPERFLGPEVPEPVMIWQDPTPAADYDLIGDQEINELKAELLDSELSISQLVKTAWASAATYRDSDKRGGADGARIRLEPQKNWEVNEPAALETVLQTLEGIRTDFNDSRSDDVRVSLADLIVLGGNTAIEQAAANAGYDLTVPFEPGRTDASPEQTDVESFEALRPTADGFRNYHGDGAERKPEELLIDRADLLNLAADEMTVLVGGMRALGANYEDSDLGVFTDEPRTLTNDFFVNLLSMDYEWVPVSESETEFELRDRETGAVEWRGSRVDLIFGSNARLRAIAEVYGSDDGEGKFVEDFVDTWHNVMTLDRFDLQ
- a CDS encoding PAS domain S-box protein, encoding MDDTSHPIRVLLVANRDLATRTVAGLAQTDTSFETAIATTVSEALDALSRTEFDCVVSVYALSESNGLALLRDIRNVDDELPFVLYTDDGTEAVAEEAFTAGPNTYVQKRSGTDDYGLLATRIENAVAERRAEDNRQRLDRLRAIRREINQQLIRAQTRREISEGICESMAADSPFDVVWTGETVENARELRPRSSGGDCQSIQIPETDPDAESIPSGAGLVQDAIGTGTIEVRTGGVDPGGPWETAASKRGFEAMAAVPLATESRTYGVLVLYSDFQWPFEGPARELLSELGTDIGHAIHAATIQERLREERDRRTALFENAPTPIAASRPAEDDTHRFTDVNSAFEDVFGYPREDLIGEPVNEVLIPEDEIETHVERRERAESGESITGEVTRLTKAGPREFLFQLIPYGADEAGIEGSYVWYTDISAQKERERALEQARDEYEELINGMNDSVWVISQDGQFITANDTAVETLGYTETELRDMSPEDIDAGLSDDEIAALIEGMPEDEQQVFETKHRTKSGREIPVEISSSLITYRGEQAILSVARDITERKTREKRLERFASVVSHDLKNPLMVAEGRLELLEADCESDHLDPIEQSLTRMNDLIEDLLELARRGDSVGEMQAIDIETVVKQSWDTIETREASIEVTTHKTIAADRSRLRQLFENLLGNAVEHAGPAVTVTVGNLEDGFYVADDGRGIPPPERESITEIGYSTAADGTGLGLSIVEQVTNAHDWTLTVTESESGGARFEITGVDVDRS
- a CDS encoding SHOCT domain-containing protein — protein: MLGSLLVMRGGGMVGPGGFWVPVVLLVVLGLFAYEYLRSPKHGRGMARDKQHSRRGHSTGAPKTDEERIEDLKDRFVAGELSKEEYEKRLEVLYDS
- a CDS encoding pterin cluster protein; amino-acid sequence: MERSDWGGDLTKTTTVAVRCTGHVRDAVGAHELTYSFAGETLGDFLAAFFEAYDVEELVLATTPEEETTDGWADPPEELPGTWSRNPPGERTRRFARITINGTFNVHLDGFRTKLEDGDRVAMMNPFVFCF